The DNA segment aaatgagatACATATCATAACATTGAAAAATAATTAGTATCAAAGTCAGTTTTAGGAACAACTGACCTAGGCGTACACCTAAAGCCTTATATTtaggtttttatttatttatatagggTGGTCTTCAATCTAAAACTTATATTGATAGTTATTAATATCTCAattattaaaaattgaagttataaataattattattcttTATCTAAATTTAATAGTAACAATATATAGAAAATTAGAATGTAAGACTGTTGAAATGAATCAAAAATTGACAACAATAATACAAATTATAATGTCTTGGGACTAGGGCATACTCCAATAAGTGTTGGACATTTTTTCTAAAGTAGCAAATGTTACTACTGCCTCTCGTTGGACTTCTCAGCCACCCAGTTCTATGAAAGTCAACTTTGATACATGCTTTTTAATGCAGATCAAGTTCTTGGGTTTGGTGTGATAGCCCGAGATTTTGAGGGTAGTTTTCTTGCCTACCGTAATAGTAAAGTGGCTGGTCCTAATGAAGCCTTAGTTGCAGAGGTCTGTCTTGTCGCGAGACTCTGAgctatataaaacaaaaaaattggtCCAACGTTGTCTCAAAACTCCTTTTCCACTTCTTTACTACGTGTTATTTTGGATGATTGCAAGTCTTTATCAATTAACTTAGAAAATTGTTGCCTTAGTTTTGTTAAGATGTCAACAAATCAATTTGCACATGTCTTAGCTAAAGCAGTTGGTTCTGTATCTGATTGAGTTTGATTCTCTATCCCACCCGCTTTTCTCGGTAATGCGTTTATCGCTGATTTATAACTCCCTATTttcctaatttttttaataaataaacaattaaattgtcattgtttttattttttgaaataaaatgtATTTATCTAAACAAAGTTGTGTTATATTTGTATGCATTACTGGTTTTGAGTATAATTTGGTTGAAGTTTATCCAATCTTTTATGTTTTAGATTTAGGGTGAGTACCATACCATTCGAGAATTTAgaaatctccagaattgtatCTAATACAGTTGACGGTACAATTCAGTTCGGTCATAAAAAAAGAGGCAATAATTCTGTATTTTTTCTTAGATATTTGGTCCGGTTATAGAATCTCCAACATATTTACTTAGTAATATTAGGAATTTGAGATCTCCAGAATTGTACCTAATTAAGTTAACAGTACAATTCGATTCAGTCCTAAAGAAAAGGTCAATTGTTCCATTAATTTTGAATCTTTTTATTcgagtattcagttcagttcaataatcTCCAAGATGCTCAGCACTAAGATTTGTTTTCCTTAAATAGGGCTGTAAGTGAgctgagccgctcatgagcggctcggtgttCGACTCCATAAAAGGTGGATCGTGTTTAGCTTGATTTATAAACGAGTTGAGTTTGAGCACGACGAAGCTCGACTCCAAAGCTCGCGAGCATACTCGTAGGTTCATAAACAAACTCGATTATATTTGTGCATGAACACATTTGGTTCGATTATTTTTGCTAATAATAATATTGCTATAAAAGGGGAAATGTAAATCAATTGCagttttgtgttaaagaaagtttaaatcaatataattaatgagttgttcgcgACCGAAGTTCATGAACTGAATTAACGGCATGTTCGCGAGCAAAACTCGTGAACAAACTCGTTAACTAGCTCGTGGGCAGCTTACAAATAGAATATTGAACTCGAGTACAGAGTCTGAACAGTTCAAAGCTCAACTCGACTTGATTCGATTACAATCCCAAatgtaaattaatatttaaaaaattaaatagaagggataaatataaattaggtagaaaaagaaaaaaataagtcGAAAGAGAAACGAAAGGAGCCAACAAAATTCAGCGGCCCGAAATGGAAGTTGACACAACATAAAGACCCGCAGAAACAATGTACCACAATACATAACGGAGAAGAGAAGGAgcggaggagaagaagaagaagattcgACGAATAAAGGTCAAATATCCTGGATTAACATCAATTCATCTATGGGCCCCACCATGGAGACCTCTCAACCTAGTGGAGCCCTTTCCGGAGACGATCTCTCTTCCTTATCATCGTCGCCGGCCTCCGTTCTTTCTCGCTGGACTTTTGCTTTCTCCCGGCGTTACCAGCACTTGCTCGACAAGACAGTTCCTCACATTTTCTACCGATGGATCGCCTGTCTTGCCATCGCCCTAATTTATGCTATTCGCGTTTATTTCCTCCAGGGTTTCTACATCATCACCTACGGCCTCGGCATCTACATGCTTAATCTCTTTATTGGATTTCTCTCTCCTCAGGTTGACCCCGAGATCCAGGATGGCCCTGGTCTCCCTACCCGTGGATCCGACGAGTTCCGTCCCTTCGTTCGCCGTCTCCCGGAATTCAAGTTCTGGTACGATTGCTCAGTTCTAAtcttatgtttttgttttattcgTTTTCTTTAATTTTGTCAATTGCTGATCATGATGAATTTAGCCAATGCCTACGAAATTAGGCAACTTGAAATTGATTTCACTTATTTTACTTATCTGCTTTGTGCAATGTCGGTGGCGATCTTAGGATCTAACATTTGATATGATTGTTAACTAGTCGGAATTGTGAATTAAGCAGGCAATTGACATAATTCTTATGCTTAATTTAATGATtgtatccaattttttttaggaaaaacaGAATCTACCCTGAAGAATATGAATATGTTGGACTTCAATTTCTATTTGTCATATAATTGAGTTAGTAATAGATGAGATGCGTCCAATGACAATGAGTAGAGATGGGAATTTACCTAATTGAAGTGATACCGGAAACGTATGCCTTTGCTTTACTCTTTCTTTTTCATGTGTATTTGTTTTTGAGGTTTCCATATTATGGATTATATATTTGTTCTTCATAATTTTAAGAGAATTATTACTATCTAATGTCTTACCTATTGACTACTATATATATCTGTTTTAGTTTTACTATACTTTTCCTGAGTTACAAATTTTTGCTTTGGCATTGAAGGTACTCTTTCACCAAGGCTTTCTGTATCGCATTTTTCATGACCTTCTTTACCGCATTTGATGTTCCTGTGTTTTGGCCGATACTCCTTTTCTACTGGCTGATGCTGTTTGTTGCCACAATGAGGAGACAGATAATGCATATGATCAAGTACAGATATGTTCCATTCTCATTTGGCAAACAGGTATAGAAAAATTGGAATGTgtatctacttttttttttttttttttaaaatttcatgtTATTTCATTTTTCTCATAGAAGATGAAGGGTGGGATGTCATCCATGTCCCAGACCTACAATTACTAGCATGTGTAACAATTTTGCTGGGTGTAGTTCTGGTATGAGACAACCACTGTCTTCTGAAATATATCTTTTTCATATACTTCTTTCTTTTCGTGTATAGCGATATGATGGGAAGAAGGTACCTTCAACTGAAAGCGTGAGCCTACCTAGGGATTGAATTCCTCAGGTAACCATATGTAAATTGTTTGTTCTTCTTCAAAGTTTCTGTTGCGATGGTGGATTGATCCTTTCAGCAATTCTATGCTGCAGATAGAATACTAGAAGGCTTTTTGGCTGTTTTAGAAGTTTTTCGGAGAACTAATTGTGGTGCAAAGAGTGACTATTTTCGTTCCTTTAGTACCGCAGAATTTTTACTTGGCAAGCTTGCATATGTCATGAAGATTTTAGCTTTCAGATGGCAAAGTTGTCTTTCCTTTATCATTGAACATTTTGTATAGAGGACAGCATGCCGCTTTTTACGAGTTAAAATTGTTCATGTAATGAATTGTAGTTTAGAGAGAATATGGCAAATGCTGAAGCATTCCGCTAAATTAAGTCATAAATTGTTCTTTATTCAGTAAACATGCCAATTTGTCCTTCAGAAATACCATCACCTGATTGAGAAGTTCATATTTATTGATATTCTGGGATGTGATTTTTTGAGTTACGAATTTCCTTAACATCATACACATCATACCAATATCAGCTGTTCATGTGTAAAGTTTGTATAAAGCTCGTATGGATTATGTTACTGTTTACTCAGAATAGAATCTAAGACTAATAGTGCCTTTCCCCGGGCCACAGGGCTTGCTGCCTGGTTGATTTTGGTGTGGCAACAGTGTGCTGATTCCTCGTTTTCTGTGGGGATCCAAAGTGTGCTGATTCCTCGTTTTCTGTGGGGATCCAAATTGGCGGGAACGAGGAATTCCCGAAATAGTTGGTGATAAAGATGGGGACTAGGGGGGGCATATTGTCCCTAAAGTCGAAATGGGGATGGGTAAGGATACTATTCCTGCCATGTTcctgaataaattaattcctgaACCCTTACGggacgtttggtattctattggatagggatagggataaaggttgggatctattggatagggatagggataaaggttgggataaggataaaaatatgatagttgagaattattattcaatgtttggtacatGGGATAGGGATGAgcataaaataatacattttactattttaaccttatttaaactatgtaacattaatttgagggataagatggacttttctatcatattaaaatcgcaggagcttatcccacctccttataccaccccgctcatgggtataggatttgagggataagaagctCATCTctcatccgtctcactcttctatctcccaaacaaacatgggataacttatctcgtgttttttatccatatcccaTCTAACAAACACCCATCTCCGaacttttatataaaatatgttAAACTGAATATGGAAACCTATTTTAACTCTTTGCTCTAATTCTAATTATACATTGCACATTTTGCTTACTGCATATGAAAACCAATTAACTCTTTGCTCTAATTCTAATTATACATTGCACATTTTGCTTGCTGATCTGACAGGGCACATATTTATTCATCATTTCAGATAACTAATATATAATACCCCTAGCTAATGTTGATAACATGAGATAAACGTTCATAACTATCAAATGATTTAGTATATAACTCAATGTGTTAACAAACAATATGTTTTCCTTATAAATGTGTTGTAACCTTGTTTTTTTTACATTATCTGATTGTTTCAAGCATCGATTCTATGTCATACAATCCGAAATTGTATGTTGAAATAATCTAAAATGTTTATAAGTCGGTTTTTCAGTAAATTAATGGTTTGAAATCACTATTACTGGTTACAAGTAATTTATTGGGTTTATtagtaattaatattttatttgtagGGATGGGTCCCATCACCAGTTGGGATTCATATGAGGAGACAGAGATAGAAAAATGACCAAAACCTTTAACAGGATTCTCCGAATCCATTCTTGCAAGGGTTGGGAATAGAATGAGTAATGCTTAGGCctataatcgagccgagccgagctttggtctTCTCAAACTTGGTTcgttataaaattaacgagtttGAGTGCGAGTCGAGTTTTGGATTGTTCAAGCTCAGCTcagctcattagaaaataaacgaaCTCGAAAATCCTCTTTGAACTTGGTTCACTA comes from the Euphorbia lathyris chromosome 5, ddEupLath1.1, whole genome shotgun sequence genome and includes:
- the LOC136231078 gene encoding protein RER1A-like — its product is MGPTMETSQPSGALSGDDLSSLSSSPASVLSRWTFAFSRRYQHLLDKTVPHIFYRWIACLAIALIYAIRVYFLQGFYIITYGLGIYMLNLFIGFLSPQVDPEIQDGPGLPTRGSDEFRPFVRRLPEFKFWYSFTKAFCIAFFMTFFTAFDVPVFWPILLFYWLMLFVATMRRQIMHMIKYRYVPFSFGKQRYDGKKVPSTESVSLPRD